In a genomic window of Helianthus annuus cultivar XRQ/B chromosome 10, HanXRQr2.0-SUNRISE, whole genome shotgun sequence:
- the LOC110882446 gene encoding auxin-responsive protein SAUR71 — protein sequence MSILSCLSSSTFHVNRSPKTMMGKKLGSFKKLAKMVKVYRTTDREPWHHDHLLKTYGEEGCTEANTTTPRGFFAIYVGEEPRRFVVPTAHLSHPLFKMLLEKAYDDEDQNNRLVVPCSVAAFEKVVKTVECCNDMVDIEHLVEEFI from the coding sequence ATGTCGATATTAAGCTGCCTCTCATCAAGCACATTTCACGTGAATCGCTCTCCCAAAACAATGATGGGCAAGAAGCTTGGTTCCTTCAAGAAACTAGCCAAAATGGTCAAAGTTTACCGCACCACGGATCGTGAACCATGGCACCATGACCACTTGCTAAAGACATATGGGGAAGAAGGGTGCACCGAAGCCAATACAACAACCCCAAGAGGTTTTTTTGCAATTTATGTTGGTGAGGAACCACGAAGGTTTGTAGTTCCCACCGCACATCTATCCCACCCACTCTTTAAAATGTTGTTAGAGAAGGCGTATGATGATGAAGACCAGAATAACCGGTTGGTGGTTCCTTGTAGTGTCGCGGCTTTCGAAAAGGTGGTTAAAACGGTGGAATGTTGCAATGACATGGTTGATATTGAGCATTTGGTTGAAGAGTTTATCTAA